The Primulina tabacum isolate GXHZ01 chromosome 1, ASM2559414v2, whole genome shotgun sequence genome contains the following window.
gcataaattttgattaaattttttaagatacgttaaaaaatatttatattaaatttataattaatttaaataatagtaataataactAATTTTTGCCAATCAATATGTCAAAAATACACCATGTCACtttttaaaaagttaaaaatcGCAAGTAATAAATGTTGGGACAAAATGGGCTTCGTTTTGTCGATAAGAAATTAAAGAGGAGAATTTATTAAGGCATAATAGGACCCGTGATCGGCTGATAGCTGTCATATCATACAATCTGCATAGCCCTGTTACAGGTTTTTAAGACACGTAAATGTTGCATACATTCTTTCAACAATATTGCCCCTCTTTGTTTTGACTCCAAGAACAACCATCTTTATCTCAGACtaaaattttaagtttaaagACAAAGCTTCGTGTTTCAAACTCAGTCGCAACAGTCTAAAAAAACCATTTATTGCCATTCAAGCTGCTGTTCATGTTGGACTCCAGACACTATGGATCATTTACTGCTGTTCGGTTTTCTAGTGCAGAAATGAGAAATCTTTAAAAGGGTTGTTGaatgttgatggtcttgattcGCAAGAAGTCTACGGGATTCCTTTCATACAAGAATTTATATCAGCACACTCAATGAGATTGAAAGCATTCCAAGTCATAAATTAAACACCGAGAACCTTTAGTTCATCAGTCAATTtcgattgaattttttttaaaaaagggtATAATTTCCATTGACAAATCACTGAACACAAACCCAAGCAACATGGCGGCCGTGTGGTAAATAATTGACTAATGATAAAATATATCGACGAAATCTGTGACAAGAACAAAGACCCGAATAACATCTTGCTCTAAGCATTTAACTACTACGGTCAAATGCTTGTATAAATATAACCAAATGTGTATATGCACACATAATCTAAGCTAAGTCTCTCCAACACGCTTTGATGTATGCCTGAACCATCAGTCTTGCTGCTGCTTTTCTATAACAAAACTGTCTATATGATCCACTTCTAATTGTACTGTGATCTAGTCAGAGACCATAAAGAAATCATGTAATTACAAAGATTTCACGCGCTTCGAGTCATTGAGACTTTTTCCTGCAGAAAATGAGTTTAGTATTATATTAGTTGATTGTGTACGTCAAATATGAAATAATCCAGAGATTCAAGCCTAGACATTTTGACTTGTAGGCAGTTCGGATCTTATGCACCATATATTTTGTTCATTTGAATAATTGCCGGTGTCTCTGAAGTAACGGGCCAGGAAGATTATACAATCACCTCATTGTTAGTCGCGGTCTCTGAAGGAAACCAGTGCATAAGAACACCTAGGTGCATTAAAGCAGGTATCAATTTGAATAAGACGGGCGTTGTGACCTGTAGTGTTAAGCGATGGCTTGTGAGTAGGCGACTATGGGGATTCTTGGAGTAAACTTGAACATTTAAAAAACTTACAAGGCTGAGAGCTGTTGTTCCAAGTAGAAGAAGGTAGACCTTACCCTACATATTTTTGAACAGAATCCAAAGTCAGAATGGAACGAAGAAAATACTATTCATGGTATAAACATATTAGCATCATGAAGAGCATTTTGACTCCCAAGTAGCATGTTCCTTAGCTAGCAAATGAATTGCACTTTCATTTACTTCGAAAAATGTGATTCTGAACATAAATCAACAAATGCATATCATGATATAATAAATGCTGCTCATGCCTTGCATGTCAAACTTTAAAGGCCAAACTGAAAATGTTCACCAAATGTTACACGGCAATTGTGtgtaaaatttcattaaattaaaactcacaaCACTAAGTCAAATTCAAAACACCAACACATATTGAACCACGCTTGACAAAGGAGGTGGaacaaaaaattcatgtatTGTCAGGACAATATCTGATTGAAAATGGTGAGAAATCACCTCAACAAGATGTAAGTTTGATGCACGACTAAGGAGAACAAAAGCAAATTCCCCGATTTGTGCCAATAGCACACCAACCTGCAAAGAACATAGCAACCATAAGTCAGAGATCCTTGATTGAGAAAAATAGGAAAGGTCAGACTTACGATAAATGATGTCCTAAGACTGTAGCCAAATGCCTTTGTAATCACTGCAGCGACTGTTGTCTTAACAACCACCACCAGAAGAACAGATGCAAGCAATATATCCACATGTGTCCAGAGGAACTGCACATGTATGAGCATTCCAATACTAGAAAGAAAGAGAGCAGCAAAGAGGTTACGAATCGGTTCGACCTACAAAAAAACATGTACTCAAAGATTTATCGAATGATTCATTCAGAATTACTGAAAACTAGAGTTAAACAGTTCACAAGAAAATACCTGGTCTAAGGTATGCTGTGCAAATTCAGTGGTGGATATCATGACCCCAGCCACGAAGGAACCCAGCTCAAGACTAAGGCCCAGCTTATCACTGCACTGAAAAACACAAGATGAGATTTTTATTTCTCAATAACTTGATTTATTGATATAAATGTCACGAGATTCACACATATACCCCATGACAATCTGATTATGAGGAATTTATAATTTTCTAGACTTGACTTTTCACCTTACTCACCATAAATGGGACCACAAACAAGGTGTTTACAGGGTTAACCATATTaaacaggaaaataaaaaaagaaaatttacatAAAAAGTTGGGATTACGCCGTCCTTACCCAAGCTGACATCAAGCAGAAAGCCACAACAGCCAGCTGATAGAGTTCATTTGTCTAATGATCACATAAACAAACACACAAGTAAGATTTGGGCGATTCCAACAGTCAAAAGGTATCTTAGAACCCCAGAGTGCACGAAAAATGAGAGCAAAAATAATCTTATGATCATTTTTCTATTCTTACAGCCATAAGATTGGAAAACAACTTCAACTAGCACATGACGATTGACCCTACTTGAGGTTAATATCTCTTTTAGAGCATTAATTACACCAATGGTTGATAACTACTCAGAGGACTACCCTGGTACTGGATTAAATCATAAGACATCAACAACATTTTCTCAATTATCTACAACAATGAAACTTAAGCATTACTCGTGAATATGTCAAAAAATTCTTAGACAACAGATTAAACTTCTAGGATCAGACCATGTTTTTTCCGAAATTAAACACACAAAAAAAACTGTGAAgaatagtaaaaaaaatgttatgatTACTAACTTGGGACGATAGCTGTGTCATCAACTTCAAAAACCGAGGAACAAAAATCCAAGTCAACACAGAAGCCAGAGCAAGATAAATGGACAAAGTGAGTAGCCTGAAATTAATACCAAACAAATGAACATGAAAGTGATGGTGTGGCAGACTAATAAGTAGTAACAAATGCTCTAAGATGAACTTACACTTTTCCCATAGAGACCATTCCATGCAATATGCCACTGCTACCGCCTAGAACAGGGAGCAAAGCAAATAACAAACCCACAGCACAGTCCTGGAATATTATTTGaatagaaaataataatattcaCCCAAtggtaataaaataataacttaGACAACTATATCAGGAAGATTCAAATCAACCTGAAAAATAAGAGTTCCAATTGTCACTTGACCATGAAGGGCACTGTTACTGTTCCTCTCAACCAGAAACTTGACAACCTGTGAGGAATTATGCCAGAAAATTAATTGTTATGTGATTACATCCTTCGGTACACAATACAAAGGCTCGTGGTTGATTATTTGTAAAAGAAAATCAGATAAATACCACAGCAGTTGACGACATTGAGAGAAAACAGCCAACAAATACACCATCTGACAATTTTGCTCCACATAACTGCAGCCATCAAATCGTTTGTCATTGGCATAAAATGCCAAAGCAAGTGTCCAAACAATATACAGGATGTAGGATATCAGATTTTTACCATTGCAGTTATACCACATAAAAACATAAGAATAATTATCTGAAGAAATCCACCTAGGACAGCGACAGGTCCCACAACTTTAAGCTGCATCAGTTACATATATTAGGACAATGCAGAAACTATAGGTGGACAAATATGCTGTGAATAATGACATAACAAAAGGAATTGTACCTTTGATAAAGAGAACTCCAGCCCTAAAGCAAATAGGAGAAAGACAACTCCAAATTGAGCCACAGTCTCACACTGAAATATCAATGGAAAACAAAATGGAGATAATTGGGAtacatgaaaaagtagtgtataAAATTGACCCTAACTCGTTGCTAAAAAAGAATTTGCTATTATATATTATGGTAAAACCACTAAGAAATAAAACAGagacaattcaaagaatgtaaCTAGTTAACAGTATCTATAATTTAAAATGTTCTATTTGAGAAGGAATGAAGGCcacaataactgataaaaaaattgaattcaGAATTGAGCACAGATTACCCTGTATTATGAAACGTAACTTAGCAAACAATTATCTCTAGATACAACACATTCATACAAACGGCTGTTGAAACGGCTTGATGTAGACCAACTAAGAGACAATTGAGTTATATTAGACCATAAAGAAGAGATAAAGTCTTATGTGAATCACTTGGCAAACTTCTTGCCAATCTAAAAGCAAGCAATAAATTTGACAGCATATCAACTGATTTTTATCTCCTACTTCCGATAAAAAGCTAAAACCCACAAGAATCAAGTTTTAAGACAAAATATATTAAGGTAGGCATCTTGTTGAGCACTCGAGAAGAAAATCTAAACTTATTCATCCAAAGGGTTCAACAAGAAACAATGAAATTGTCACGATGAAATGATATATACAAACATCCTgtacatatttatatatttttaaaaaagatagAAATTCATTGATAAAAATCCTGTTTTTTCCAGGTATAAGAACATAAAACAAATACCACCGCGATTTGGCAACAATTGATCTAAAAGGTAACAGTGTAATAATGTCAGAAAAGTAAATAATCAGAATTTAGCCATGTAGTTTTCACTTCATTTAAGAATTTACCAGATCTAACAAATAAGGAAATCTTTAAAtcacataaattttaaaataaacaaaatgcTTAAGGTCATGTTGGTACAAATgctaaatttaaaagtaaaagaGGAATGCTGAGAATTCAAAGACCTATGTTAAAGTTCACTTTCAGCTAAAGATTTCCAACATCCAAAACAGCAGAAAGGAAGCAAAGTATAAGACATTCCTTTTGGAAACTTAGAATTATTTTAGCAATAAAGGAACATCGTAGAATAACACACCTGTACCATCTCGCTGATGAATTTTAAACCACCAGGTCCAATTAATGATCCCGCAAGTAGATAACCAACAATAACCTTTTATCCAAACCCaatagataagaatatttgttATTCTTGAAACACATAATTTACTTAAGGTAAAAGTAGCCAAAggcaaaataaataattcagAGAGCACAGGGAATACATAATAATGGAATAAAACAGTATTTACAACAAGCAAAATTACCAACCGGTTGTCCTAAACATGAAAAGATTATTCCACCAATGGCGGCAGAGACGATCACAACTACCAAGTCTGAAATCAGCCTACAAGATTTCAACATTGTATATGATGTCATATGTACCATGCCAAGTTTGAACAGCAGTATTTACAAAATACAAAACTCCCCAACTCCACCAATATGTGTGTGAGGGCGGGAAGGTCAGAACACACAAACATCGTATGGTTGTATGTTAGCACACACCCTCTCTCGCCTGAGTTGCTTAAGTAGATTTACCTAAAATCTACTTGGAGCACAGGATATTTTGACTTTTTATTCGACATCACAAACACATTATCCTGCAATAAAGCATAGTGAATGAGAAAGGATTCATTCATCGCTAACAACACTGAAAATTTGCTAAAGAATTCCAGTCTTAACATCGTTGCCCATAAAAAATGTTTCACCTTTTTATCAATCAGAGTTGTCATGTCATCAGAATCTTCATTCTCAAGTGAGAAAACATCTTGAAGCTGGAAAATTTTGGTCCGACTGGAGAATGAGTGTAAAAGAGGTTCAAAATACTGGAATCATTTTCTTGTAAATTGACAACAATCTATATtattcaattgaagaagcaaattcatGCTCACTGCCTTACTTGGCCTCTTTAGTTTCGTTCTTCTTTATCTTCTCATGAGTGATTTTGGCAACAGTCTCCAATTCAGCCTGACCAGTCATGATAGAATCTAATGTTAGCAAAAAGGATAAACATCGATCAGTTCATAAAGAATAGAACGATGATGACCTGAAAGATAAACAAGAAAATAGAATTAAAGCATATGCTGTCCAAAAAATCACcagctatttatttatttat
Protein-coding sequences here:
- the LOC142539663 gene encoding K(+) efflux antiporter 5, with the protein product MGMVKGCGVLVLTLVIVVFCSSFGVSATSEKEIRERFYGDLVNSTAADNGEGSIAKMFDRVLEKEFSENDQPEGSGESSFNSSVADRQAELETVAKITHEKIKKNETKEANRTKIFQLQDVFSLENEDSDDMTTLIDKKDNVFVMSNKKSKYPVLQVDFRLISDLVVVIVSAAIGGIIFSCLGQPVIVGYLLAGSLIGPGGLKFISEMVQCETVAQFGVVFLLFALGLEFSLSKLKVVGPVAVLGGFLQIIILMFLCGITAMLCGAKLSDGVFVGCFLSMSSTAVVVKFLVERNSNSALHGQVTIGTLIFQDCAVGLLFALLPVLGGSSGILHGMVSMGKVLLTLSIYLALASVLTWIFVPRFLKLMTQLSSQTNELYQLAVVAFCLMSAWCSDKLGLSLELGSFVAGVMISTTEFAQHTLDQVEPIRNLFAALFLSSIGMLIHVQFLWTHVDILLASVLLVVVVKTTVAAVITKAFGYSLRTSFIVGVLLAQIGEFAFVLLSRASNLHLVEGKVYLLLLGTTALSLVTTPVLFKLIPALMHLGVLMHWFPSETATNNEEKVSMTRSA